TTTTAAggtaattttattttagagCAATGCAACTTTTCCTTATGTGCTAATAATGACACATTAaaaggaataaaaaaaatgttaataataCGTAAGCAAActacttttgaaattacaCTATCATACagtttctttattatttctgTGCTATTGTTTAAGTACTATTGCAAATCGCTTTGCATTCTATCCAGTTTATCGCAATCATTTGCTTGTAATTCAACTTATCCCAAAGAATTCTTTAGTTGTATCAACAGTTCTACGGTGAAACTAATAATtcaatatacaaaaatacTACACGTTAAAGCATTCAAATAAGAATAATTAAACGTGATAAAATTTGGCTTATTTCTGTACTCCATTTTGTAACGTAacttttcttaattttgcAGTTCAACTATAAGTTAAAGTATTTGTTGCACAGCATAATTGCATATACAacttaattaaatttacaattaagGAAAAATGCCTGCACCTTTCCCAAGGAGACTTTTTGAATACCACACTTCGATCACAATTCACTAATTGGAAGCACCTTCGCaataccaaaaataaagaaaaaaaataaaaccatTCATATATGAAATCGTATCATTCATGGTTAGATAGGCATAAATATTAAGACATTTCAACGTCGAAGACACCGCACTTGAAAGAATCGAGGTGCTATGCTATCTTTCAATAGCTTAATAAGTTAGCCAAATCAAAAGGTGCAGGAACGGGTTGATTAGGATCCCATTTAGAAATTCTCAAAAGATCCCTTAAAGCCAAAACATAATCATCATTTTCTAAGTTGTCATTGGCAACATCGCAAAGGATTCGCAAAGGCAATTCACAATCACGGGTTGCATAAAAGtcaaatttggaaaaggtTTCAATACATAGTTGTTCATCCTGCTCAACCATTTTACGTAAATTAATAACGTTATCACGTATTTGTTCTAAAAAGTTCAACTTAAACGGTTTACTAGGTACCACACGTATTTTTCCCTGTAGTTGTATTGTTTGCACAGATGGTTCATCctcattttcatcaataactatatttcctttatttttgaaaccacGAGGTAAACCGACACGAATAACCTTTGCTTTTTCAGGTAACCTATACCGAGGCGTGACATGATCGCTATGGTTAGGACATTTCCACTTCCGGAGATTCGAAGGCAAAGTTGCGAGTGGAGGATTTAAACAATCGGGATGCCAGTAGGAGTTACAATAATCGCAAGCTAGTATACTCTGAGAGACCAGAGCCGATTTATGACAACGAAAACATAAAATGGGAGTACCACTTTTACTCTTCAAAAGCAAAGGATCACGTTCTTCTCCATTGCTTCTTCGGCTAGATTTAAGATGCTTCAAAACATCCGTCTCGATATATTCACCCATCACTCCACTTCCGACACCTCTAAAAAAGCTGCTAATTGAATGAGGAAGATGAAACTGAATAGGATTGTGAGAATCAATATATGTACAAAGTTGCATCCACACATCAACCATCgttccttcttctttgaCATTACTTTCCAATTCTTCTTGCTCATCCAATTCATTGTACAAGCTATGGTGTTTACATTCATTGCAATACCAAGCGTCATctggtaaatttttttcttcgatAGGCGGATCTATACAAGTAAAATGAAAACTATTCGGGCATGTTTCACAACACAAAAAATTGCCTGGACCATGACATGCGGAGCAGTAATCATTGTTATATCTGTATGGATATTCTTCAGGGGTAGGAAGTAATTCATTGCTACTAATGTCTTCGGCCCGGCCCTCCATGTCGTTAAAATTCTCTGATTCATTACCTAAATGTTTTTGGTTGGAATACACGGTAACATTTCGTGTAACATTATTCTCCGTTACGACCTCAGAGGTAGGAACAGGAATGTTAGCCTTGAAAGTTAGCTTCCCAGAAAAAAGAGGTTTGGAAGAGTTATTCGCTTTCTTCATCGATGAACTAGAGATATCAGATAAGTCTTTAGCCGTTGTTTTTAGAGACTTATTCTCTTTAAGGagattattattatttccTTTCTGGGGGTTGATTTTTCGTGATCTCTCTTGATCGGGTACTATAGGACGAAAGTCATCATCCAATGTATTCCAAGCCACAAATCCATCCTTAGTATCATAGGTTCTCCTAACTTTTCTTCTTAACTTAGTAATACTAGGTCCGTTGTTAGATGTATCATGATCACCTTTTTCTGCACCTTCACCATTCACATGCTTTCTCTTAACAGAAGGAGAATAATCTAAATCATCCTTGCTTCCATCGTCAGAGTTATCAACTGAGGCTCTACCATTAGAGTTGCCGTTTTGGGCCCTATTTCTTCTCGAGGTCGCTTTATTCGGTGAAGCGCTCCTGGAATTTATTGACCCATGCGAACTCTTTGCATTCCTTTCAGCACCGgctttttgaataattttaagaTCTTCCAAAATAGAAGCTTGAAAGGCTTCTGATGTATGATTCCATGGTTTTGCATCCATTGATGAAAACGTGGACGTCGTGTAGTGTGAACATACAATGAAGATTTATGCTAGCAAAGATGAATTTAACGAGAAACAAGGAAAGACTGCTATAAACcgaaaagaaagatttgttagttattttgtttaaatatcaaaaatattataatttccaaaaactGAAATGAAGGCTGTAAAGTAATTTGATTCATCGGTTACCCGTACATACTTTAAATTTAGCCACATGACTGAACATTAAGGATTAATAAGCCTTTGAATAATATACAGTGTATTTCctcaaatttaataaattaatcgTATTGAGGATAGAGTGCCTCATTTGTAACAGAAGCTATCAACTGAAAGAAACTGGTCCGTCGAGCTATCCATAACGTGAGTCAAATCTTGATTATGGTCTTTGATAAAGATTCTTCCAAAATTGTATTAAGTATTTCTATCCAAAACCGTATTCATTCTCAcctcctttttttgttgatgcGAGCTTGACAACAAGTGGATATGGAAATTGCCAAACGTGAATCCTGGGCCGGCTGTAAAATACTCATTAATGCAATCATGACAACATATTCTCACAGTCATCCTTTCAGCAGGATTTAAAGCAGGTTTTACGATAACATTAAATCGATCATTCggaaattttgcaaatgtCTCTATAACACATCGTTTAACCCAGGAAGGGGTAAAATCAGGTAAATTTAACTTTTGCATATGAACCAAAGCGGATTCAGAAGAATTGCTGTTAGTAAGAAACGCGTCAGAAGAAAGGCTAGGAGACGAAAATTGTGGTAATGGCGAAATATTTTGCCCATATGTAGAAGGTGTGTTCCTTTCACTTTCAAATTCGTTTAGTGAGTCAAAACTCATGGAATTGGGCAAGGGAGTGAGTTTCCGTTGTTGGAAGTTATTGAGGGTTAAGGTTTGTGATTGTTCAACgattatttttagtttcTGAGAGTCAACTTTTAGACGCACAATTAAATGTTCTCTTTCAGGATTATTAGTATTAATTTCGTTAAGTGTCTCGCCATCAGAATTTGTAGATAAACTTAAAGCATGCATAAAGTCATCATCCGAGGGGACCGATGAACTGGGGAAGAGACTTCGATGTATTTTAGGAATGTCCCGAAGATCTGGTAACATAATCCCGTGTTTTGCCCTTCCTTGTCTACGCCGCATACGACGTGCTTCCCTATCATAACCTCTATCCTGCCGTTCCATTTCAGCATCGTTTAGCTCGTAAATCATTGGGGCAAAGGAGGAGGATTCCATGTCAGAGAACCGTAGTGTGTTTTTAAGAGGAGGTAAAATGTAAGAGCGAACTTCCTCGTCTTCGATTTCACTTCCGTCAAACAAATATCCTATAAGgcttaaatattttatgtaCATTTGGCACTGCTCACGAATTGAGTGAGCTACAGCTGTACAAAATTCTCCTGACAATCCTAGATCTAAGCACATCACAGTAGCAAATTCCTCAGCGCTGCTTTCAGGAGCAAACAAATTCCATTCAAATTGGTCAATAAGATTCAGCCGACCAATGGTAATATCAAGCTTGATCAATATCCTCAAATCGTTTTGTACAGTTGGAATTTGTTGCTTGGAAGCTTTAGCCAACGAATCTGACGGTTCGTGCGCATAAACAGTCTCTGAGGTAGACGAACTAACATCTGAAACAAAACTTAAATTAGACTGAGCCTTACGCGGCTCATAGTCATTTATTTGAGCTTGAATACtctttgaaatattttgaacAATATGTACATTATGCAGTGGAATATCATAATCAATGCAGATCTGTTCAGCAAATTGATCTAATGAAATACACTTGTCGTACAAATTCCACGTAAAGGAGTCTCTTAATTTGTAGCGATCAGCATCTATTTCAAGTCTAATAGGCACCAAATCAACCGGAAGTTTAGATTGGGCTAAATTACTTCTTCGACTGAAAGGGAAAGTAAATCGACCCTTAacccttcttttttgcGATGGAAATAGTATTTTGGGTTTCAAAGCGGTCCACCCATTCCCAAATCCAGCATAACCTAGTCCATATCGGGTAATTGCGCTTTCAGGATGTGTTTTCAAAGATGTCTGTAAATTTCTTGCACTTTGGAAGGGTTTTCGagtattttcttcaataatacttcctttgtttttgttagaattatttaacaaataattttgatcTGCTAGAAGACAGTGCTGCAAATCTGCATTCATTAGGCTTTGGGGGGAGTGAAAACCGCAGCTAACAATAGTCATAGCGTAGTGAGTGCTACAAACTTGCAACTCGGCTACAGCAGAGCCTATATCCTTATCCatagatttaaaaaaaaagtaaagattCGTTTAAGTGCAAATGTTATTAGAAAGAATATCATATATCGGTGTCATTCTTGATCAATATAGCCATTTACAAGCAGCTGATAcgttttattaattgattCGAAAATACAGTAAATAACCCAAACCACTTTTAAAGTACGGGTGAATAAATGCTAAGCGAATAATGAGATATAGGCCCGAcctatttattaaattttggtACTACTGGTTTTGCAGACCTCCAACTAACAGCTTTTGGATTTACTGATTCAACAAGTAGGTTCATAGGACGTGAAGCAGAAAACGAAAGAAAGCCAAAATTGTGAATGACCAGTTCACCACTAGATGTAGGATCGAACACGTTTTCCGATAATTGTGTCGGTTTAATACTTACGgtaaaagaagaatgcATCGGCGACGGAGAGTGAGTTACTAAAGGAACATTATCATTTTTCGTAGAATTTTCAAGTGATTGTAATTTTGTTATAGAGGTAATATGAGCGGGaagttttgtaaataacTTAATCAAAAGAGGTTTCATATTATTGGTATTgccttttgttttcttattttttaaagtcgAGAACAAAAAGTGTATCGTGGTGCTCGAAGGatcttcctttttaaacatAATTGGCTTTCCAACTTCATGATTTCCATCttcatttatttcaaaaggcGTAACACGAACTAGTCCACCTAAAATAATAGACTGACCGAAACGAACACGATACTGAACAGGCTTACTTGTGAGTTGCTTATTTCTAGACCTTGTTTTAGGTACGAGACTTGTCAATAGCTTAGTATCAACCCAGGGTAATAAAGATTTCAAGTTACCACGGTATCCAGGagtatcaaaaattaagcCTTCAGATAATTGCTTAAAACAGGAACCGAAATATTGTGTAGGATACCCTTTTATTGCTTGAGTGGTTCCTGGTAAAAAACTGTCAAGCAAAAGCTCATTAAAAACACCATTTCCCCGTTTAGCCAAAGTTTTTAGCAATGTAGATTTTCCAGAATTTGCTTCGCCTACGACATATACATGACCTCGCGAACATAGCAAGGGATTTATCCTTCCCAAGAGCTTATCAACTAGGTTGAAAGAATGCGATGTGTAAAGCATAGCAtactttgaagaaattcCTAACCCAGGAAACAACCAGTATGGCTTTTTTGGAGGTAATACATCCGCATGCGTAAATAAATGGAAAACTGGGAAATGAGTGTATTGAGTAGCTGAAACAAAATCTTGAAATATAACTTCAGTAACATCTATAACCTGTATTATCAAACAAGTACTTTTATCATTATTCACCGTACTAATGATATCTGGTAGAGTAGTCTGGGGTTCTTGTAACAACTCCTTTGGACGTATGCGAgaatgaaattttaaatcatgACATCTTTGGCACCATAATAAATCAGTTCTTCCAATCTCCTTTTcatgaaaaggaaaactcGTTGTATTTGGgaaatgcttttttatttgtgGGTTgagatttttaaaagcattaTTAAAGATTGCTTGCTCATCgagatttttctttaataaattagaaaCTGAACCTTTGCTAAAAATGCCACTTAATTTTAGTGGCTTTATATATCCGGTAGCAGACTCGTTCGCGGACTGTAATGTTTGTCCACATCCCCGGCAAAACTTGGTAAAACTCATGGTAGaaatttagttttattaaaccCGTTTGGTTTTGTTGTAATAAATCGGcaacaaaaatttagaatATCGCTGAAGTAAAGATGTTTAAGGTCTGATAGGATAGAGAAAAAGCTTCAAAAGctgttattatttacagaATAAGGTGAATTCGATAAGCTCTAATATTAAGttaattgcttttgttAATCATTTCCAAACTCAACATCTAtatattgaaaagaaaaagttcCTTTGTTGGATTTGATATAAGGGAATTTCTCATCTGCTGTGTAACAAACAatgtattatttttaaatgtaaTTATCCTGTGCTGGAAGTGGATTGGATTTGAAGCATTTTAAGCCAGcgaaatagaaaatttcCGGGGATCAACGTACTAAACACTGGTTTAaggaaatttctttttatttgtataaaaatagTAAACGCTCCAAGTATAATTCAGTTTTTGAACACCATTACTGATGGAGTGATAGTATGACAGCAGAATAAAGGTTGCTCGATTCACCACCAATGAATCTGGCGAAAGGCTTGCACCGTACTATAGACACCATTGAACCAGTGTGTCTTTCTACGagcaaaattattatatttataattacttcttttcgtttttatTCATGATTGTATGTAATTTTGTACGATTAGGAGTTTGACCACCAGATCTATTCCTATTGTTCTTTCATATTTGCCTGAAATTTGCAACCTCCCGATTTACATTTTGTAACAATTAGTGACCAACAAAATCATTGAACTGCACCTTTATGggttcattatttttagcCGCTAGTCAGGGAGAACTTGACAcagttaaaaatttgatatcTTCTGAAAAGATAGATGTTAATGCTACAGATGAAGGTGGAGCAACTGCATTACACTGGGCAGCTCTGAACCAGCAAATTCCaatatgtaaatttttgttagaACATGGCGCCGATGTGAATGCAATAGGCGGAGATTTACAGGCCGCTCCAATACATTGGGCTGCTAAACGTGGCTCTGTGAAGACTGTTCACTACTTAGTTCAGCATGGTGCGGACCCATTACTCAAAGATAAACAAGGTTTCAATTGTTTGCATTTGGCAGTCCACGCTGCAAGTCCTTTACTAGTAGTATATTTGTTGCATCTCGATATTTCTGTCGATTTACGTGATGATCAGCAGCACACACCTCTGATGTGGGCTTCATACCATGGGAATGAGCCTATAACAAACTGTCTTTTGCGATGGGGTGCAGATGTATTGGCTACAGATGAAGATAAAATGACCCCTTTACATTGGTCCATTGTAGGTGGAAATCTAAAATGCATGAAActgattttaaaagaggGAGGCATTCCCTGTACTGCAGTTACCGCTAATTTAAGTGGACAGCTGAAAACCCCTTGGGCTCTAGCGTCAGAACTTCGCGTCTCTCACTTATTTAAACAGgcattaatttcaaatggATTAAAAGTTAAAGAAACCTCTGAAGAACCTGAAAAATGGGTCGTTGTTCCTagtaaatttcaattttcgcaaaaaacatttattattttttgctttttatcGTCCTTTATAATTACTGgcgtctttttttttattatgtCAATTTGCCCAATGGTCATCTCCTTGATAATCGCTCCTTTGTGGATTTACTTTACGTTCAAATATATTACAACATGCATTCATGCGAATATTGAC
This portion of the Schizosaccharomyces pombe strain 972h- genome assembly, chromosome: I genome encodes:
- the gep3 gene encoding GTPase-like protein codes for the protein MSFTKFCRGCGQTLQSANESATGYIKPLKLSGIFSKGSVSNLLKKNLDEQAIFNNAFKNLNPQIKKHFPNTTSFPFHEKEIGRTDLLWCQRCHDLKFHSRIRPKELLQEPQTTLPDIISTVNNDKSTCLIIQVIDVTEVIFQDFVSATQYTHFPVFHLFTHADVLPPKKPYWLFPGLGISSKYAMLYTSHSFNLVDKLLGRINPLLCSRGHVYVVGEANSGKSTLLKTLAKRGNGVFNELLLDSFLPGTTQAIKGYPTQYFGSCFKQLSEGLIFDTPGYRGNLKSLLPWVDTKLLTSLVPKTRSRNKQLTSKPVQYRVRFGQSIILGGLVRVTPFEINEDGNHEVGKPIMFKKEDPSSTTIHFLFSTLKNKKTKGNTNNMKPLLIKLFTKLPAHITSITKLQSLENSTKNDNVPLVTHSPSPMHSSFTVSIKPTQLSENVFDPTSSGELVIHNFGFLSFSASRPMNLLVESVNPKAVSWRSAKPVVPKFNK
- the snf5 gene encoding SWI/SNF complex subunit Snf5, whose translation is MNADLQHCLLADQNYLLNNSNKNKGSIIEENTRKPFQSARNLQTSLKTHPESAITRYGLGYAGFGNGWTALKPKILFPSQKRRVKGRFTFPFSRRSNLAQSKLPVDLVPIRLEIDADRYKLRDSFTWNLYDKCISLDQFAEQICIDYDIPLHNVHIVQNISKSIQAQINDYEPRKAQSNLSFVSDVSSSTSETVYAHEPSDSLAKASKQQIPTVQNDLRILIKLDITIGRLNLIDQFEWNLFAPESSAEEFATVMCLDLGLSGEFCTAVAHSIREQCQMYIKYLSLIGYLFDGSEIEDEEVRSYILPPLKNTLRFSDMESSSFAPMIYELNDAEMERQDRGYDREARRMRRRQGRAKHGIMLPDLRDIPKIHRSLFPSSSVPSDDDFMHALSLSTNSDGETLNEINTNNPEREHLIVRLKVDSQKLKIIVEQSQTLTLNNFQQRKLTPLPNSMSFDSLNEFESERNTPSTYGQNISPLPQFSSPSLSSDAFLTNSNSSESALVHMQKLNLPDFTPSWVKRCVIETFAKFPNDRFNVIVKPALNPAERMTVRICCHDCINEYFTAGPGFTFGNFHIHLLSSSHQQKKEVRMNTVLDRNT
- the cph2 gene encoding Clr6 histone deacetylase-associated PHD protein-2 Cph2, with the protein product MDAKPWNHTSEAFQASILEDLKIIQKAGAERNAKSSHGSINSRSASPNKATSRRNRAQNGNSNGRASVDNSDDGSKDDLDYSPSVKRKHVNGEGAEKGDHDTSNNGPSITKLRRKVRRTYDTKDGFVAWNTLDDDFRPIVPDQERSRKINPQKGNNNNLLKENKSLKTTAKDLSDISSSSMKKANNSSKPLFSGKLTFKANIPVPTSEVVTENNVTRNVTVYSNQKHLGNESENFNDMEGRAEDISSNELLPTPEEYPYRYNNDYCSACHGPGNFLCCETCPNSFHFTCIDPPIEEKNLPDDAWYCNECKHHSLYNELDEQEELESNVKEEGTMVDVWMQLCTYIDSHNPIQFHLPHSISSFFRGVGSGVMGEYIETDVLKHLKSSRRSNGEERDPLLLKSKSGTPILCFRCHKSALVSQSILACDYCNSYWHPDCLNPPLATLPSNLRKWKCPNHSDHVTPRYRLPEKAKVIRVGLPRGFKNKGNIVIDENEDEPSVQTIQLQGKIRVVPSKPFKLNFLEQIRDNVINLRKMVEQDEQLCIETFSKFDFYATRDCELPLRILCDVANDNLENDDYVLALRDLLRISKWDPNQPVPAPFDLANLLSY